DNA sequence from the Firmicutes bacterium HGW-Firmicutes-1 genome:
CATTTTTCAATAATTTGTTTTATTTCCTCTGTATTTGATACTTCTCTGTCTTTTCTTCTCATTATTATTACCTCCTGATCAAAAACACAAATATCTGTCAACTGCACTAGTGTGCAATGTCACATAACGTTTGCGTAGTTGCCGACGTTTATCAGCTCAGTAAACTTCACCTGCCACACACTTAAAGCTGATAAATGTTGGCAACTACTTGTTATGTGATGTTGCACACGGAAGATGCCAATATTCATAAGATTATACTAATAATCTCTTTTACTTGTTGGCTAATATACATTGAACCGCATTCTTTTTTTCTATCCGAATGTTCTTAAATCCCACTGTTTGTAATAAAGATGTCATTGATTCATCTGTTCTATACTTTTTCATATGATATTGTATTTTATATCTCTCTGAGAAAATTATCATTTTCCCTTCTTGTTTTAATGTGCGATATATTTCAGTAAGACCTTTTTCAAGATCGTCCCAAAAATAATGCGAACGAACTGATAATATTAAATCAAATTGGCTTTTTAAAAATGGCAATGATGTAACATTTCCATGAATTATATCTGCTATTCCATTCTTTATAAAAGTTGCATTCTTCCTTTTGGCAACATTGACTGAATCAATAGAATAATCAATTCCTATGACATGATTTACCTTGTTGTTTTTCAGCAGAGTATAAATGGTTTCTCCACCACCACATCCAATATCCAAGACACATCCACTAGGATAGTTTATCTTTTCTAATATCCATTGGTTTAATCCTGAATCCATATGATTCATAATTTTAACCATAATTCTCCCAAGCATACCCGATGGTTTTCCTGATTGTCTGACTAGAGCCTCAATTATTCCCATAATTCATTTCCTTTCAAAATATTGCTGCATATTCATTAATTTATGTTTTTGGTATTAGTGTGCAATGTCACATAACGCTTTCGTTGTTGCCGATGTTCATCAGATCAACAACTCCCGACTTCCAAAAATTAATAGCTGATGAATGTTGGCAATAACTTGTTATGTGACGGAAAAAGGCGGAAACTGCCAGTAGCCATTATTTAAAGCTGGTTCCAAGCATTCAAGAATAGTACTATAGAAACAGCATAGTTATCAAATTTCAATACGTTCTATAAATACTTCTTAAATCCTTGAACAGTATCCAATGAATATCCTACAGATACATAAAACTTATGTGCTTCTTTTCTATGCTTTAAAGAAACTAACATTGTATAATAGCAATCCTTTTCTCTTCCTATTCTCTCAATTTCCTTTATTAATTCTTTTCCTATGTTTTTACCTCTCATAGTACTTTTAACCACCATATTCTCTATAACCATAAATGGCTTACACTCGCTGACAATATCTTTGCAAATGATACCCATTACTGTTCCTACAAGTTCATTATTATACTTTGCACCAAGCAAAAAATAATCAGGATTCGATTTAATCCAATTGTAATTAATGACCATCTTATCATAATTCGTATTATTTCCTGATAATTCCTCCATTAACACAGATAGTTCTTCTAAATCCTTAGTTCCAATTTCTTCTATAATAATCAAAATGTCCCTCCTACTTTTTATTTCACACCATCTCTTTGTAAGA
Encoded proteins:
- a CDS encoding N-acetyltransferase, whose translation is MEELSGNNTNYDKMVINYNWIKSNPDYFLLGAKYNNELVGTVMGIICKDIVSECKPFMVIENMVVKSTMRGKNIGKELIKEIERIGREKDCYYTMLVSLKHRKEAHKFYVSVGYSLDTVQGFKKYL